A window of Limosilactobacillus sp. WILCCON 0051 genomic DNA:
CAGTGACGTTCTTCATGTCATTTATTCTGAGTTTCTTTTATACGATTGAGCTCAAGCAGATGTATTCGTTCAGTCGGCTGTTTTTGACCAGTGATCTGTTCAGCTGGCTGTTTGAGGACATCTACTTTTTTGGCAAGAAGTTTGTCAATACGTTTGGGGTGGTCTTAGAGGCGCAGTTCTTCATCGCGCTTTGCAACACGGCGCTGACGACGATCTGTCTGATGTTTATGCATATGCCGCAGATTCTAGCGTTGGCTTTGATGGTCTTTATCTTCAGCCTGGTGCCGGTTGCCGGGGTGATCATCTCACTGATTCCTTTGAGCATGGTTGGCTATTCGGTTGGCGGCATTCGCGATGTAATCTATATCATCATTATGATTATTGCAATTCACGCGCTGGAATCATATGTCTTGAATCCCAAGTTTATGTCCAGCCGTACGGAACTGCCGATCTTTTATACGTTCGTCGTACTGCTGGTCAGTGAAAAGCTGTTTGGTACCTGGGGCTTGATCGTCGGTGTGCCGATTTTTACTTTCCTGCTTGATATCATGGGCGTAAAGTCGATTGGAGACAAAAAACAAAGTGAATAGGTTTAATGACCAGCCTTGATGAAAATCGGTGCTGGTTTTTTAATCCAACTGGTGCAGCCGGCTTGAGCGGTTTAAGGTTTTCGCCATCGTGGTCGCTAATTGGGTTATGATGAGACAATGTAGGGCAGCCGAGCGATTCCAGCTCTTCATTAACGTGGCTGCTGCCTGAGTTACGATGAAGCGATGCAGGGCAGTCGAGCGATTTAAACTTTCCGCCATCGTGGCTGATGCCTGAGTCATAATGAAGCGATTAAGGACATCATCGTTAGGAAACTGCTCTTGATTGTCGATTTGACGTTTCAGCTGCTTGTTAAAATGTTTAGCAGATGAAATATACAAAGATTCTTGTATAAAACGTATGACGGAAATATCATTACCTACTTTTATCGAAAAAGCGATGTATAGTAGGTAAAATTCGTTGTATAAAACTGTTTTCAGAGACAATCCGGGTGTGTCTTACCTACTTTTATCGATAAATTTCAATATAGTAGGTAACTGGTTAAGACCAATTGGCGAGAATATACAAAATTACCTACTATTAGCAAAAAATTCGGCAATAGTAGGTAAAATTGCCAAGATCGGTTATACATTACCTACTATTGCCATGAAAACGCAAAATAGTAGGTAAATCGTGGATGAGTGGCATCAAGCTTGACGATGGAGTAAATGGTAAAACTGCTGATGTCTACCGCTAGCCTAACAACAGTGGCATCAAGCTTGACGATGGGGTAAATGGTAAAACTGCTGATGTCTACCGCTAGCCTAACAACAGTGGCATCAAGCTTGACGATGGGGTAAATGGTAAAACTGCTGATGTCTACCGCTAGCCTAACAACAGTGGCATCAAGCTTGACGATGAGATAAATAACAAGTCGGCCGATGCTCAATGGCGATAAGGCGAGCGGAACGTGAATAGTTGACTCGTACTCCTATTAGGCTGGGATTTGGCAGCTTTGGTTTACAATTGTAATTACGGGCAATCCATGAAGTTGATCTGAGAATATAAGTTTACAAATGTAATTACGGGTAATCCATGGCGTTGATTTAAGAATAGAAGTTTACAAATGTAACTATCAATGATCCATGCAACTGATCTGAGAATGACGGTAATTTGAGAATGGTGGTGCTGTGCAGTGCGAGACGGTTGCGGATTGTTGCCTTTTAACTTAAGGGGTGCACGATTAATGATCATGATGAGTTCGTGAACAGATTGATAATTGTTATTCACTATCAAAATCAGCTGCCTTGAATTGTTGATTAAGACAAA
This region includes:
- a CDS encoding AI-2E family transporter, encoding MVNAWHRFIDNVPLRRFAVLALLIWVLYLMRGMLSTILLTFIFTYIVVHWVRFVQRWIPRLPSLLVVLATYVVLIAAVYFAVTKYLPLLINEIIKMVNSVLKFYQSQDGYWLIKQLNHYISASTVTAQVKHGINLAFSTLTSLTKMAVTFFMSFILSFFYTIELKQMYSFSRLFLTSDLFSWLFEDIYFFGKKFVNTFGVVLEAQFFIALCNTALTTICLMFMHMPQILALALMVFIFSLVPVAGVIISLIPLSMVGYSVGGIRDVIYIIIMIIAIHALESYVLNPKFMSSRTELPIFYTFVVLLVSEKLFGTWGLIVGVPIFTFLLDIMGVKSIGDKKQSE